The following nucleotide sequence is from Azoarcus sp. CIB.
CGACGACCTCGTCGAGCCAGTACCAGCGGTCGCGCTCGACGACGAACTGCGCACTGAAGTACAGCGACACGCCGCGATTGACGGCTTCCACGAGGCGCGGATTGAGCTCGAGATCAATGTCGGCATTCACGACATAGCCCTCGTCGCCCACCACGATCTCGGCGTAATCGATACGCCCCTCGGCCAGCGCCGCAAGCGGCACCAACAGGCACAGCGCGACGGCAGCGAGCGCGCGTTTCACCCGCTCAGGCACGCTTGGCGAGCAGCGCATAGTAGAAGCCGTCGTGGTCGGCGTGCGGCAGGAGCTGACACGCGGGCCGGCCGTCGATGTCCACCCGCAGCGCATCGGCATGGCGGGCGCAGAAGCGCTCGATCTGGCGCGCGTTTTCCTCGTCGAACACCGAGCAGGTGACGTACAGCAGCCTGCCGCCCGGCGCGAGGGTTGGCCACAATGCGTCGAGGATCGCCCCCTGCTGCGCGGCGAAGCGCGCGATGTCGTCGGCACGGCGCAGCCACTTGATGTCCGGATGACGGCGCGCGACGCCCGAGGCCGAGCACGGCACATCGGCGAGGATGCGGTCGAACGGCCGCCCGTCCCACCATTTCGCGAGCGCGCGGCAATCCGCGGTACGCACCTCGCCCGCGAGGCCCAACCGCGCGAAGTTGTCGGCGATGCGCCGGGTCCGCACCGGGTCCAGTTCGAGCGACAGCAGCTCGACCGGCGCGGTTTCCAGAATATGTGCCGACTTGCCGCCAGGCGCAGCACAGGCGTCCAGCACCCGCTGGCCCGGCGCGAGATCGAGCCAGCGTGCGGCCCACTGCGCCCCGGCGTCCTGCACCGAGACACGGCCTTCGGCGAAGCCCGGTAGCGCTACGACGGCAACCGGCCGGTCAAGAACCAGCGCGTCGTTCGCCAGACGCCGATACCCGAGCCCGGCCGCCTCCAGCTCGCTCGCATAGGCATCGACACTGCCACGCAGGCGATTCACGCGCAGCCCCATCGGCGGCCGCTCGTTGCCGGCGGCGAGCGCCGCCTCCCATTCGGCGGGGAAGGAAGCGCGCAGACGCTCGACCCACCATGACGGGTGGCGGTAATACGCCGCCTGGTCGGCAACCAGCTCCGCATCGAGTTCGGCGGCGTTGCGCTGGCGATTGCGCAGCACCCCATTCACGACCCCCTTCAATGGCGGCATCAGCACCGCAGCCGCCTCCACCGCCTGGTTCACGACGGTGTGCGCCTGCTCCGGACGGGTCTCGAGGCGATGCAGCGCGACCAGCAGCAAGGCATGGATCACCTCCGGCAGCGGCTTGTGCAGCAGGCCCCGCAACACTGCGTCGCCACGCCCGTAGTCGCGCAGCGTGCCCCACGCCAGATCGCGCACGGCGCCACGCGTCGCATCGGGCCAGTCGGGATGCTGCGCGAGCATCCCCTCGAACGCATCGGTCAGGTTTGCCCCGGCCAGCACCGCTTCCACGAGGGCCGCGGCGCAACTGAAGCTGAACGCCAGGCTGTCGGCCGGCAGCACGGCGGCGGGTCGCTCGGAGTGCGAAGATCGGTTCGGTCTGTGATTCTTCAAACTTGGGGCTCGCTCGCGGAAAGGCTCATTCGAGCAGTTCGCGTAGAAAATTGGGCTGGGCGAATTGCGCAGCGTGGATTTCGCCATTGTAATACCGCAGGCCCGCGATCCCCTTGCGCGCGAGCTCTGCATCTATCGCCGAGGCCGAGCGCACCTGCGGATCCACGCGATCCGACGCGCACGCCAGGCCCCACAGGCCGCCATACAGCGGGATGAACATGAAATACGGCCGCACGATGGCGAAGACCTGGCGCAAGCGCTGCACCAGCGCACGCACCTGCTCCGCCTGCCGCCACGGCGCACCCAGATGCAGCGTCAGCGCGCCCTCCCCGCGCAGCAGCGCACGGCAATCGGCGAGGAA
It contains:
- the rsmB gene encoding 16S rRNA (cytosine(967)-C(5))-methyltransferase RsmB; the encoded protein is MLPADSLAFSFSCAAALVEAVLAGANLTDAFEGMLAQHPDWPDATRGAVRDLAWGTLRDYGRGDAVLRGLLHKPLPEVIHALLLVALHRLETRPEQAHTVVNQAVEAAAVLMPPLKGVVNGVLRNRQRNAAELDAELVADQAAYYRHPSWWVERLRASFPAEWEAALAAGNERPPMGLRVNRLRGSVDAYASELEAAGLGYRRLANDALVLDRPVAVVALPGFAEGRVSVQDAGAQWAARWLDLAPGQRVLDACAAPGGKSAHILETAPVELLSLELDPVRTRRIADNFARLGLAGEVRTADCRALAKWWDGRPFDRILADVPCSASGVARRHPDIKWLRRADDIARFAAQQGAILDALWPTLAPGGRLLYVTCSVFDEENARQIERFCARHADALRVDIDGRPACQLLPHADHDGFYYALLAKRA